tttattattaactaagaatttataatataccttactaagtataagcttaatcttattatcttaaataattctaaattagttctaaactaATCCTAAActagttcttaattatatactttattatatttaaaaaggggtaggtttttataataaataggattACCCTTAGGGCTAggaatacttaaatagtagtcTTAGTACGcttcctatttataattaattctaaactaatttaaaaataattccgaaatacttttaaaaaatataacttactaaatacttataaaaaactataataagtagaattaattcggaactagttataaattaattagggAGCGAAAAGGTAGATTAAGaaccctctttataaaaagcttaatataaataagtaataaataaaatacgaagctaataggggtataataagggctacttatataataaagtaagaggtatataattagtaatataagttataattagtaaaagtagtctatacttagctaaggattttctaactaattaaaaatctatttagctagtcctatagtaattaaactagctaattaGAAAATTAGTTAGGTTAcgtcctttttcttatagttaagttaagTAACCGGGGGGGCCATAGGTTAGTttacctatatttatattagagtAACGTAATAGTTTGGTAATGTTCTTGTCTGCTCGTGGAAAACCTTGTTGTCTCTCTCGCTGAAACTGCCGACATTGTCGTTCATCGCAAGATGCGCACAAGTGAGATGGTTGCATCGGTAGGTAGGTATTCTCAAGGAGTTGTTAGTTGGATGAGAGGAAACTCCATGCAATAAGCACCCGTATTTAGGACTAGCCTTATCGTTATTGGATGAGTGCAATGTCGTAAGCCACGTTAAGCCTGTTCGGGGAGGTCCCTTACTAAAGGATCGGAGGAGGggtgttggtggtggtggtggtcaaCGCTCTTGATGCCACGCAACATCTCACCTCAGATTCGGGTAGTTTCACCTTGGTGCGATATTACTCACTGCATCTTATTCCTGAGTATTTCAGCCTCATAAATCGTCTCATTCTGCAATCGCATACAATGGCTGAACCGGAAACTGATGGCGGGGATACTCACTTACCCGAGATTCAGACCACAGACGTGCATGAGTCTCAAACGGCCGCTACCAAATCCGCACCTCATCCACAACCACAATCAGCCTTCTTCTCATCTCTCCCCCTCGAGATTCGCCAAAACATTTACAGCCACTTATGGCAAGCCGCCGGATCAATCCAGCATGTGTATAAATCCAGTGCATCCGCTCTAGCGCCCTTATCTCACTGCCCGTGCATCGCCGACCTGGACGCCGAAGATGTCCGTGAAGACGAGCTCTCCCGCGTACTCAACACGCCGGCTGCGGACCCAGCGACTTTGCAAGATGGCGTGGGACCCGGTTCCGAGGAAGAACGCGAGGCGATTCAAAATTGGCGTTTCCGTATTGTTTCGTCGTGGTGTAATCACTGGAAGTGTGAGGAGGAGCCGCCTATTCTCCGGGAACTCCAGCAACTCTCACTCGGAGATGGTGATGAGGGGGAGAAGACGGGTGAGACCTCCAAGGATAAACGCCGTCAGATTCTAGTGAAGGAGTTCAGCCCGTTCCTGGCAACTCTTCTCACCTGCAAACGTATGCGCGAAGAAGCCATCGACTCCATCTACAACGATACAACCTTCTCCCTCATCAACACAGAAGCCCTCACACGCTTCCTCGACACCACACCCACCGCCTCCCTAGCCCGCATCAAAAGACTCCATTTCACATGGCGAGCCCCGATCGAGACATACATGGATCGGGAAGCAGACGAAGTCGTCGCCGAGAGAATCAAATGGGTCGACACGTGGACAGCCGCCGCCGACAAACTCCCGCGCCTCCAGGAGCTCCGTATCTGGGCGTACCCGTACTACGCGCGCTACCCCACCCCCTTTGAGGAGTGGTTCGAGCCGCTGCACCTGTTTGGGCGGCTCAAGATGCCGCCGTCGCGGTTCCATGTCTCGTTGCGCTGGTTCCAGAATAGTCTGCCGGAGATGGATACGGGACCGTTGGACTTTTTGGAGGCGGCGCCGTTCGGGTATGAGATGGTGCCGCCGTGTCAGGAGAATCCACTGCATTTTCACTGGCGGAGGTTGATTGGGTTGGGCCCAGATGAGCCGCGCGTGCCGGTTACGAGGAggcagaggaagaggaggtaTGTCGGGAGGGCTTTGTAGGAATCTTGGGGATATGCTTTGAGTTTTTGACGCAGCATAGCCAGTTTTCTGAAATTATGGCTCTCGAGATGTCATATTCATGTTTTTCATTTGAGAAATACACTGGTAGCAAGGCAAGTAACACCTTTCGTGCGTTCTTCCAGATCTGACTTGGAGTTTGCTTAAAGGGACTCAAAGAGGGTTGTTTGATCGAAGTCACTCAGTGTATTCAGACATCGTGACGGTCAACCTGTGTGGAAAGATGCATCGCGAAATTAGCCCGTCCAGTATTAAAGCTTGATCTCCAATATGGCAGAAAGCAGTAATCCATGCGTATGCGTGGATGGTGGCAACATTCACTATAAGGTCCAAGAGAAGCATGGTCAACATGCATTCGGAACGCAGATCTAATAGAATAAGAACAGGCTATGATGACTTTGAGTATCTAATGTAACAAGAAACGCTCAAAAGAAAACCGCTAAAAACAACGAGGCTTATCACATGCTCAAAGATCAACGCTCGGCATCGCAGAGTGCGTTGCGTAAATGTTCTCCTCCCGACAGGTAGTTCGTTGCTCAACGTCCGCGGTACCAGTTTCCTCGGCCAGAGCCATGACACGAAGCAGATTCTGGGCAAGACTTCTGAGAGTAGTGGTGAACTCCTCCAAGACATCCCAAATCTCGACACTACCACTCGACTCAATCTCTCCGAGACCCTTCTTGCAAGCGTTGATAACCTCATGGATCTTGTTGATGGGCTCCTGGTGTAGCCTCTGGATCAGACTCTCGCTCTCACCAAGCAAAGAATCAGAGCCATTGGCGCCAGCGGCTTGCATATAGCGTTTGCAACCGTCTTTTAGGTTGGAAAAGGCCTTTCTCAACAGCGTTTGTGTCTTGGCTACGGTTTCCTTCAACTCTGAGGTGTCTCCGGTCGCGTCACTTGTGACAATGTCTGACAGGATGGCCATCACGCCGTCCAGGCCGTCAGCGAATACGAGCAAGGCATCCTCGTACACATAAACGGGCACAGATCCGCGGCTCGCGTCAAAGGCCGTGTTGTTGGTGAGGGCGTTTTGCACCCTCACCAGCGCATCCGTCAGTTTCGCGGCCGTGATCTGAAGCGTACTGAGGTCTCTGGGACATTTGGCTGGAGGCAGACGCCCAATGGCGTACTGCTGCAGATAGCCCCTGATTTCCTGAGCGTGTGGCCCGCCGTGCGTCTCGGCGAAGCGCACATCTGCGATGGTGCCCGCTGACTCGAGGAGAGTCTTTGGCCCGCCTGGATGGATGGTGAGGAAGGGCGTCAGGTCGTAGACTGTGCCGTCGATGGCGGCCCAGCTTGAGGTGATTGAGTTGTGGGCTGCAAGCTGGGAGGGGGTGATGATGGGTAGGgaggaggtggtggtggtagtgGAAGAAGATGGTCCATGCGGCTTGGATGGCTTCTCCACGGCGGTAAAGAGATCCTGGTGGATTCTGTCCCAGTGCGCGGGAGGTGACGGGATGTCTGTGTAGTTGTTGGCGTCGAAGGAGTTTACACCTTGTTCCTCTTGATGCGGTTGCCCCAGTTCGAGACTGCTTGTCACCGTAGCTCCAAAGTCGGAGCTGCCGCAGACAAAGACGTGGCCGCCCTCATCCTTGACGAGATGGTGAATGGAATCCCGATGCTCTACCAAGTGGCGCGTCAGGCGTCGTTCTCCCTCGGGAAGCTGAGTCCGAATCCCACCCCGGATCCTGAAGTGGTGTGTCTCCTGACTGAGGGCCAGGGTGATAGTCAACGGTAAGACCCTAGTGAGATGCCCCAGGCTGTCGAGTGAGCAGGGGACATGGCGGCGTGTTTTGGCTGCAATTACGAGGAGCAGCTCGCCCACGTCACCGGTGCTGTCCCGACGCTGCTGAGCCCATGCCGCCCGCTCGTGAAGGAAGCCTACTAAGGGGCCGATGCCGCTACCCTGGCCGATCAAGACCAAAGGCACAGAAAGGTTGTGTGGCTGGCGGAAACGCAGACTGGGCCATGGGCGAAGACGCAGATGTGTGCCTTGAGCTGCGTTGCTCAAAAATGAGGAGACGAGGCCCTCGGGTGAGTGTTGACTAACTGTCAGAGTGATGGTCATGCCTCCCTTCCCAGTAGAATCTTCCGCCACACGAGCGATAGAGTAGAATCTCGGCTCAGCTTCATCGTCATCACTGTCTTCGACGCTCTCATCTGATGGCACGTCATGATCTTCTGGAGGAGTAGAAGCCCTCAACCGTCGCTGATACGCATAAGTCCGATTGAGCtttctcctcttcctcggcgGCCAGACCTGAACTCGATCGCCTGCCTCGAGCGGCAACTTGGCATCCAGCTTTACTTCCACCACCGTGCTGCCCTCGTACACCGTCTGCGACTGAATGCGCGCATCCTGCCACAGAGGCCGGCCGCCAAGTCGCGACGCCATGCCAGCCTTCATCTGCATGCTGAGCATAGCCTCCGGCCGCATCTTTGgctttccttttcctttctcTGCTGACGACGAGCCGGCGTGCTTGCACTGGTCGGTGCTCTTGACGCCACTGCTCGTCGAGTGACGCCCCGTATTCAGCGACACGCCCGTGACGCCAATGGCCTTGACGCGGTGTCGCTCGAGGAACCAGACGTACATCTGCAGAAGCCCGTCCCACGCCGCCTCGAGATGGCGGTATTGCGACTGCTCTTCTGAAGACACACCCTGCGGAGCGCGAGCAGTACACGCAGCGACGTAGTCTCTCACGCTCGCGGCTCTGTCGCCAAGCGCATCCAGAAAGGCGCGGATATTGGCCGGTAGTGTGGCCTTGCGGTCGCTCTGCATCTTGGTCAAGTCTCCCTTGACGTCCTGGCGGCCGATGAAGACGTCGAGCGCGTGGAAGAGCGGCGTGTCAGCACCGCTGTTGCCCAGTTCGCCGGGCGTCACGGCACGGCCCATTGCTGGGTACGTCTTGATCCAGACGACAGGGTCAAAGGTTGCCGCGTCACGGAGGGTCATGGCCTCGAAGACGTTGGCGCATTGAACAATGGTAGCCGCCAGGCTTTCGAGGCAGTGCGTGACTTGGGTTGGCTGGTCGGCTAGCACACCGCTCTGCGCGAAGGCCATGGCTGAGAGGGCGGGTGCGAAGATGCCCTCCATTGTGCCTTGGAGACCTGAGGACAAACGCTCCTCTGGGAGACCAAAGTAGGCGCTGCTTAGGTTGAAAGCAGCGTTCCCGATGGCGTTGTTGAGGACGTCGTCGGCGGGCACCTGTGGCAAGTTAGCTTCTCTAGTTTTTGAAGATATCACTTCGTGAACTTACCCGTCCTGTCAGCTTTCTCCCCAATGCCGTGCAAACTCTCTCCCATGGATCGAGAACATGGCGCGGCACTTGTAATCGTCCTTCACACTCCTTGCTCTTACCCTGCTCCTCGCCAAACATGTAAGCGTGGGCCAGCGCGCTCAAAACTAGTGCCGCTCGCGCCAAATGACGCTGTTCCAAGTTATCCCACGCGTCTCTACCATCTCCAGTTGCGCGCTCGCGTAGGGTGTCAACAGCATGACGCACTCGTCTTGCTCGAAGTAAGCGCGGCAAGTTTCCATGAACCACCTCCCACGCCTTCAAGGACGCAGGCAAGCGTTGTACCTGGCCCAAGCTCCTTGAAGAATTACGAATACTAGGGTTGAT
The Colletotrichum lupini chromosome 6, complete sequence DNA segment above includes these coding regions:
- a CDS encoding cytochrome b5-like Heme/Steroid binding domain-containing protein, translated to MSVYQRPSTPLSAPTSPLQISFRNKSQQDVIKHKNSSISLNVPQAFSAGGIITPPETPAKKQQHATSDSYTTLIDCPISKASFLLAQATLATALAGRTSSSIEFKFRDPEAFGAEAGTETRTRTLRFGTGLDGCFTSTRGFLGCQAMPPTNVINPSIRNSSRSLGQVQRLPASLKAWEVVHGNLPRLLRARRVRHAVDTLRERATGDGRDAWDNLEQRHLARAALVLSALAHAYMFGEEQGKSKECEGRLQVPRHVLDPWERVCTALGRKLTGRVPADDVLNNAIGNAAFNLSSAYFGLPEERLSSGLQGTMEGIFAPALSAMAFAQSGVLADQPTQVTHCLESLAATIVQCANVFEAMTLRDAATFDPVVWIKTYPAMGRAVTPGELGNSGADTPLFHALDVFIGRQDVKGDLTKMQSDRKATLPANIRAFLDALGDRAASVRDYVAACTARAPQGVSSEEQSQYRHLEAAWDGLLQMYVWFLERHRVKAIGVTGVSLNTGRHSTSSGVKSTDQCKHAGSSSAEKGKGKPKMRPEAMLSMQMKAGMASRLGGRPLWQDARIQSQTVYEGSTVVEVKLDAKLPLEAGDRVQVWPPRKRRKLNRTYAYQRRLRASTPPEDHDVPSDESVEDSDDDEAEPRFYSIARVAEDSTGKGGMTITLTVSQHSPEGLVSSFLSNAAQGTHLRLRPWPSLRFRQPHNLSVPLVLIGQGSGIGPLVGFLHERAAWAQQRRDSTGDVGELLLVIAAKTRRHVPCSLDSLGHLTRVLPLTITLALSQETHHFRIRGGIRTQLPEGERRLTRHLVEHRDSIHHLVKDEGGHVFVCGSSDFGATVTSSLELGQPHQEEQGVNSFDANNYTDIPSPPAHWDRIHQDLFTAVEKPSKPHGPSSSTTTTTSSLPIITPSQLAAHNSITSSWAAIDGTVYDLTPFLTIHPGGPKTLLESAGTIADVRFAETHGGPHAQEIRGYLQQYAIGRLPPAKCPRDLSTLQITAAKLTDALVRVQNALTNNTAFDASRGSVPVYVYEDALLVFADGLDGVMAILSDIVTSDATGDTSELKETVAKTQTLLRKAFSNLKDGCKRYMQAAGANGSDSLLGESESLIQRLHQEPINKIHEVINACKKGLGEIESSGSVEIWDVLEEFTTTLRSLAQNLLRVMALAEETGTADVEQRTTCREENIYATHSAMPSVDL